One genomic region from Planctomycetota bacterium encodes:
- a CDS encoding type I restriction endonuclease subunit R — protein MAAFSTEQLPHDFAAESHIERRLREQLAGLKYKVRDDITDRYGIECNFRRHFEALNRCTLTDGEFKRLLRDIVTPDVFAASKTLRAKHSFERDDGTPLNYTLVDLKDWCKNTYELVTQLRINTDNSHHRYDVILLVNGLPLVQIELKRHGTSPKRAIEQIVGYKNDPGNGYASTLLCFMQLFVVSNDTETFYFTNNDAKHFRFNAEERFLPVYRWADRDNKPITGLHKFADTFLPKCVLGRMISRYTVLLETEQKLLMMRPYQIYAVERILDRIEHNSGNGYIWHTTGSGKTLTSFKASTLLRDDDRIAKCLFVVDRKDLDKQTRDEFNRFQPGSVEENTSTATLVKRLLSTDKADKVIVTTIQKLALALNEASKRNKQRINKGKRSYADMLAPMSDERMAIIFDECHRSQFGDNHQTIKEFFPRAQLFGFTGTPIFPKNSTVKRIDGEEKKLRTTADLFGQCLHEYTITNAIEDRNVLRFHVDYFGRSDGARRKSGEANRQAVVDEILDKHDRATGDRRFNALFATGSINEAIAYYDLFNALQAGRRLQDEQFKPLKIACVFSPPGSVSQDVRQLQEDLPQELADYRTNPAEKLAALERIITDYNAAFGTNHATAEFDRYYQDVQSRIKLQQVPDADLPDKGAEKVDLVIVVDMLLTGFDSKYLNTLYVDKNLKHHGLIQAFSRTNRVLNATKPHGQILDFRGQQQRVDEAVTLFSGSTDQEPRTIWLVDPAPKVIDDLKAAKTDLVNFLQSQGIDATPEAVAGLKGDDARAQFVKRFKEVQRLAVQLDQYTDLTPDQKAQVRATLPESEQQGFKGVYLSTRQRLIDQQRQAGLTAKDNEPGQAQAAVNPELDNFDFEMVLFASATIDYDYIKKLISRFTEGGGAVTGTGGRVEMTRRELIGLIESEARFADDRDLLTAYINSLEPGVVLNMDEVDAEIERFKAERAAGALAEVAKKHNVASETLTTFVDEIVRTGSFDPDRLTDLAAAQPGLSYLQRTRWELSLMDAILPILHERANGRQIAGLESYEEEA, from the coding sequence ATGGCAGCGTTTTCGACTGAGCAGCTTCCACACGACTTTGCCGCCGAGAGCCACATAGAGAGGCGCTTGCGGGAACAACTCGCCGGTCTCAAGTACAAAGTTCGCGACGACATCACCGACCGCTACGGCATTGAGTGCAACTTCCGCCGCCACTTCGAAGCCCTCAACCGCTGCACGCTCACCGACGGCGAGTTTAAGCGCCTTCTCCGCGACATCGTCACGCCCGACGTCTTCGCCGCCTCCAAGACGCTTCGCGCCAAGCACAGCTTCGAACGCGACGACGGAACCCCGCTCAACTACACGCTTGTCGACCTGAAGGACTGGTGCAAGAACACCTACGAGCTTGTCACGCAGCTACGCATCAACACCGACAACAGCCACCACCGCTACGACGTCATCCTACTCGTCAACGGCCTGCCGCTCGTGCAGATCGAGCTCAAGCGGCACGGCACTAGCCCAAAGCGGGCCATCGAGCAGATCGTCGGCTACAAGAACGATCCCGGCAACGGCTACGCCTCCACGCTGCTCTGCTTCATGCAGCTCTTCGTCGTCAGCAACGACACCGAGACGTTCTACTTCACCAACAACGACGCCAAGCACTTCCGCTTCAACGCCGAGGAGCGGTTCCTGCCGGTCTACCGCTGGGCCGACCGCGACAACAAGCCGATCACGGGCCTGCACAAGTTCGCCGATACGTTTCTGCCCAAATGCGTGCTTGGCCGAATGATCAGCCGGTACACCGTGCTGCTCGAGACCGAGCAGAAGCTGCTCATGATGCGGCCGTACCAGATCTACGCCGTCGAACGCATCCTCGACCGCATCGAGCACAACTCCGGCAACGGCTACATCTGGCACACCACCGGCAGCGGCAAGACCCTCACCAGCTTCAAAGCCTCCACCCTCCTCCGCGACGACGACCGCATCGCCAAGTGCCTGTTCGTCGTCGACCGCAAGGACCTCGACAAACAGACCCGCGACGAGTTCAACCGCTTCCAGCCCGGCAGCGTCGAGGAAAACACCAGCACCGCCACCCTCGTCAAACGACTGCTCTCGACCGACAAGGCTGACAAGGTCATCGTCACCACGATCCAGAAGCTGGCCCTGGCCCTCAACGAAGCCAGTAAGCGGAACAAGCAGCGGATCAACAAGGGCAAGCGCTCGTACGCCGACATGCTCGCGCCAATGAGCGACGAGCGGATGGCCATTATCTTCGACGAGTGTCATCGCTCGCAGTTCGGCGATAACCACCAGACCATCAAGGAGTTCTTCCCCCGCGCCCAGCTCTTCGGCTTCACCGGCACGCCGATCTTCCCCAAGAACAGCACGGTCAAAAGAATCGACGGTGAGGAGAAAAAGCTCCGCACCACCGCCGACCTCTTCGGCCAGTGCCTGCACGAGTACACCATCACCAACGCCATCGAGGACCGCAACGTCCTGCGGTTCCATGTCGACTACTTCGGACGCTCCGACGGCGCGCGCCGCAAGTCCGGCGAAGCCAACCGGCAGGCCGTCGTCGACGAGATCCTGGACAAGCACGACCGCGCCACCGGCGACCGCCGGTTCAACGCGCTCTTCGCCACCGGCAGCATCAACGAAGCGATCGCCTACTACGACCTGTTCAACGCACTGCAGGCCGGGCGACGGCTGCAGGACGAACAGTTCAAGCCGCTGAAGATCGCCTGCGTGTTCTCCCCGCCCGGCAGCGTCAGCCAGGACGTCCGCCAGCTCCAGGAAGACCTGCCCCAAGAGCTGGCCGATTACCGCACGAACCCCGCCGAAAAGCTCGCCGCCCTCGAACGCATCATCACCGACTACAACGCCGCCTTCGGCACCAACCACGCGACCGCCGAGTTCGATCGCTACTACCAGGACGTCCAAAGCCGCATCAAGCTCCAGCAGGTGCCCGACGCCGACCTGCCGGACAAGGGGGCCGAAAAGGTCGACCTCGTCATCGTCGTCGACATGCTGCTCACCGGCTTCGACAGCAAGTACCTCAACACGCTTTACGTCGACAAGAACCTCAAACACCACGGCCTGATCCAGGCGTTCTCCCGCACCAACCGCGTCCTCAACGCCACCAAGCCCCACGGCCAGATCCTCGACTTCCGCGGCCAACAGCAACGCGTCGACGAAGCCGTCACGCTCTTCAGCGGCTCGACCGACCAGGAGCCCCGCACCATCTGGCTTGTCGACCCGGCCCCGAAAGTCATCGACGACCTCAAGGCCGCCAAGACCGACCTCGTCAACTTCCTTCAAAGCCAGGGCATCGACGCCACGCCCGAGGCCGTCGCGGGCCTCAAGGGCGATGACGCTCGCGCCCAGTTCGTCAAGCGGTTCAAGGAAGTCCAACGCCTCGCCGTCCAGCTCGACCAGTACACCGACCTCACCCCCGACCAAAAGGCCCAGGTCCGCGCCACGCTGCCCGAATCCGAGCAACAGGGGTTCAAGGGCGTCTACCTCTCCACCCGCCAACGCCTCATCGACCAGCAACGCCAAGCCGGCCTGACGGCGAAGGACAACGAGCCCGGTCAAGCCCAAGCGGCCGTCAATCCCGAGCTCGACAACTTCGACTTCGAGATGGTCCTCTTTGCCTCGGCCACCATCGACTACGACTACATCAAAAAGCTCATCTCCCGCTTCACCGAGGGCGGCGGCGCGGTCACGGGCACCGGCGGCCGGGTCGAGATGACCCGCCGCGAACTGATCGGGCTGATCGAGTCGGAGGCGCGGTTTGCCGACGACCGCGACTTGCTCACGGCATACATCAACTCGCTCGAGCCTGGCGTGGTGCTGAACATGGACGAGGTCGACGCCGAGATCGAGCGGTTCAAGGCCGAGCGGGCCGCGGGCGCGTTGGCCGAGGTGGCCAAGAAGCACAACGTCGCCTCCGAAACGCTGACGACGTTTGTCGACGAGATCGTGCGGACGGGGTCGTTCGACCCGGACCGCCTGACCGACCTCGCCGCCGCCCAGCCGGGGCTGAGCTACCTGCAGCGGACGCGGTGGGAGCTTTCGCTGA
- a CDS encoding Gfo/Idh/MocA family oxidoreductase: MRQPRILFVGGSGHHYLRRAVRSPGLGLIVIDPDAPGAAEAMAERVGFSVHAGDLASAIERHQPDVVSVGSVYGRAGDYTAAARRLGLPVVTDKPAAATWEQLELLEQLGGMIVTEFDWRAQPALLAARELVQSGELGQMVLAVAQKTYPLGNRPAFYKERTLYGGTMLWVASHGIDALRFVCGPLTPISARHGNAGSANIAPAEDHAVATFALADGGTAIAHADLARPTGFGTHGDDRLIVRCQGGEVEVRDGACTVTTDKALRVVELPSAAPLEQQLLSAVAGEGDGTFGTQETLKTARLLLQCRDLAD; encoded by the coding sequence ATGCGGCAACCGCGCATTCTCTTCGTTGGTGGGTCGGGTCATCACTACCTCCGTCGGGCGGTGAGGTCGCCGGGCTTGGGGCTTATCGTGATCGATCCGGATGCGCCGGGCGCGGCGGAAGCGATGGCCGAGCGGGTTGGCTTTTCGGTTCACGCGGGCGACCTCGCCTCGGCAATCGAGCGGCACCAACCGGACGTCGTTAGCGTCGGTAGCGTGTACGGCCGTGCCGGTGATTACACGGCGGCGGCACGTCGCCTCGGCCTGCCTGTTGTCACTGACAAACCTGCGGCGGCCACCTGGGAACAGCTCGAACTACTGGAACAGCTCGGCGGCATGATCGTGACCGAATTCGATTGGCGAGCCCAGCCGGCACTGCTGGCAGCGCGCGAACTGGTGCAATCCGGCGAGCTTGGGCAGATGGTGTTGGCGGTGGCGCAGAAGACCTATCCGCTGGGCAACCGGCCGGCGTTCTACAAGGAGCGGACCCTGTATGGCGGCACAATGCTCTGGGTAGCGTCACACGGCATCGACGCGTTGCGGTTCGTGTGTGGCCCACTCACACCGATCAGCGCCCGGCACGGCAACGCAGGTTCGGCAAACATCGCCCCCGCGGAGGATCACGCCGTCGCGACGTTCGCCCTTGCTGACGGCGGCACCGCAATCGCCCACGCCGACCTGGCCCGACCGACGGGGTTCGGTACCCACGGCGATGATCGGCTGATCGTCCGCTGCCAGGGCGGTGAAGTCGAGGTGCGTGACGGCGCTTGCACCGTTACGACCGACAAGGCGCTGCGTGTCGTGGAACTGCCGAGTGCGGCACCGTTGGAGCAACAGTTGTTGTCGGCCGTCGCGGGGGAGGGCGACGGCACGTTTGGCACTCAGGAAACGTTGAAGACGGCCCGTTTGCTTTTACAGTGTCGTGACTTGGCCGACTGA